The Puntigrus tetrazona isolate hp1 chromosome 9, ASM1883169v1, whole genome shotgun sequence genome includes the window TTCTCACATTTGactctgtgtatttatatgtgtatgtgtgaggaGGGGGGGAGTGTTGCAGGAAATAGCGGACCAGCTGACTTTGTTCACAAACAGAGGACAGAAATAAGAGGTTTTAATGGAATCTAATATATCTCATCAGCCATGATCAATAGTAGTCTAAAACGTAATCGGTCTGAGGATGATCTGTGGCTGCTGAAAAATTCcaatgatttcattttatattaaagattttttttctcatcaaaCTTGGTATTGAACTGTATTCATTTTACTGATtatattacaaatgtctttttgaaTCACATGCACAGAGTAGGTGAATCTATTTGCTACTGACGTGCCTATTAGAATGAAATACTCTTTACAGATCTTTTACGGGTATGGCAATACATTAGagacaatatttttaatgataaacatCTTTCTACGAGAAATAAGAAATACCTTTATGAGAAACATCTTTGCCAAAGTCTCTTCAAAGGCCGCATCTTCCCAGTCTTGCATCTCACAACAAATCgttacttactttttttttttgtttttttaatggaaaatagAAAGATTGGTCTTTAAAAAAGTGTCTTTAAATAAGAGTGTttacaaaaaaggtttttgcagcgatgccatagaagaatcATATTTGTTTCCCCAAAGGAATCTTTCAGGAAACAGTTCTTAAcagtcctttaaaaaaaaaattaatgaatgaaactACAGatgccaataataataatcataataaataataatagtaaataaaaaaattaaaaaacatttatgagtGTAGCTCATCTTCTGGAGAACTTAGAATTTATTTAACAGCTggtaaacaatatatatatatatatatatatatatatatatatatatatatatatatatatatatatatatatatatatatatatatatatatatatatatatatatatatatatattagtattttattaaacatgtcTCTCAATTTACTCCCGTCCTTCCAAACTTCACCTTAAAAATGGATTCGTAACTAAACACTTAATACACTTGAAACTTTTACAACCAATTGCACCACTTTAACACAGGCGTACAACCCATGCGTTTCTGCCAAACACTTGCGTCCGGCTCTAGCCTCAGGCGCGCCTTTCAATCTGTTCGAGAAAGAACTCGCTGAGTGGAAGGAGGGAGAACGGAGGGGGTGGGACGGAGGTGTGACTGTCGCGGATAAGTGCATAAAGTGAATGATTTGTAAGAGGgagcgagagagcgagagagcgagaCTTTAAAGGGAGCCAGCGGAATGTTATCTCTCAAATCATCAGAGGCACGAGGACCAGCACGCGCGGCTGTGAGGATGGCCGGAGCGACGTTGTCCTAATCCACGGGAAAACAGAAAGGACAGCCTGATCGATCTTATCTGAGGACGCGTGTCCATTGTTATCCACACGCGGGTCAGAGGGCAACACGTCTGCGAGCgtgtgttatatttatttccgATCTGTAACTGTGCTCGAGGAAATTTCATGATATACCAACGCAAACCTTCGTAGCCGGCCGCGTGGAATTAGTGGCGAGGAAAGTATTGCCTTACTAAAAAAATGCTCTCGCTgatgctgaaataaatattcagaaagCACAATGGACAGATGAACATGAATCACTGACCGAAAATTTGGGATTTGAGGGAATAAACTGATTCTCATCCAGTTCACCATCGAGTGAGGTGAGTTTCAAATcgattttataaaatgttgattATACTTCCCGCGCGTCTTCGTGTTGTAAATGTCAGTATATTGAATATTAGCTGTAGCATCAGTCTATAAAAAATGGTACGATATTGAAAACTGTCACCTTTTTATGACAACAGCGTCTTAGTTTTGATCCGTTTAACCTGTCGCAACgatttctactttgtttttaGGATTTCAGTTCGATCTTCTAATTAAAGTGGTTAAACGAATGCAAAGAGCTAATCACTGCAGGTTGTCACctctttgatttttttctttaaaattcaaaacagcaattaaatgcacatttttttagctttaatggGTATAGAAATTGTACAGTGCTCGGTTGCATCGCTCAAATAAAATGATCCCGAACggtatttaaacaaaaaccaaCAGCAAACtaacattaaacacattaacCATCTCTTCTTTTTAATGGAATAAATGACTTAAGGCTCCCGCACACTTGTGTCATCTGGAGCTATaggttttgcatttgcattcgCGACAGATGGTCAGCTACGACTTTGGTTTTGTGACAATAATTGATTTCCATTAACTTTTGCATGGGGCCGGTGAATATTTATAATCATCTACTGATGGTAATGTGTGTTGAGTGAGCTAAATTGCTAAATGCACGCTGACGGCCATTAACAAACATTTACCAGCACAGAAACCAACAGCCTAGAGTTAAACTTTTAAAACGgaggaaaaacacaataatTTAGTCTAGGCATTCTATCCATTTCGAGAGATACAATCGTTGAATTTGTTAGTGAATTatactttgttgtttttttcagttattgcACTGAATCTATAAAAGGCTAACACAGACCTGCGgattaatatttgtgtttataataaacaaacaactcCTTTTTTGTCTAATTCGCCAGGACAGCTAACAATCAGTGCGCTATTGAAGCCTTGATCAAACGGATCTGAAAATGATGCTGAGTCCCGATCAGACGGATCCCGACCTCACCTGGACGCAGCAGGACACGGAATGTCTGAACGTCATGAAGGTGGAGTGTGTGGCTCACGAGCCCTTAGAGGCCGAGGACGGCAAGACTCGCGCACTCGTGCCGGCAGCGCTCACcagagaggagaagagacgGAGGAGGCGCGCGACCGCCAAATACCGTTCTGCGCATGCCACGCGCGAGCGCATCAGAGTGGAAGCGTTCAACGTAGCGTTCGCTGAGCTGAGGAAGCTGCTGCCGACGCTCCCCCCCGACAAGAAGCTGTCCAAGATCGAAATACTTCGCCTAGCTATCTGTTACATTTCTTATCTCAACCACGTGTTGGACGTTTAGACGAACGTTTGCCGTTGCCCTGAAAACAAAACCCTGCGTTGTGTGCGTAAAGAATGCTTTTATAAACTTTGAGAAGTGGCACGTTCCGGCTTTTACGCGAAtagcctatttaaaaaaaaaagagagagaaaaatagcGGTAACGCTTTATAATTAGGTCCACCTTCAGAAATAGGCTGTGTTTTGTTGTCTGTCCCTATGGATACTAAAAAGGAAATCGGAAGAGAGGGATGGGAACGAGCTTTTTAGTTACCATAAAGCATAGCTAACGAACATTTTAAGCTTATCGCAAGAAGTGAAGCttgttgtttttgatatttGAGATAGTTTAGGATAGCTTTTCAAACATTAGCTATCCTGTTCAACATCCCACATCATGAGCGCATTTGTGGCAATAATTTGTTGTGGGGAGATTTGATTTTACATAAACGAAACAAGTATTTATCTTTAGCAACCTTGTTATAAATCAAGTTGGAGACATGTATAGGCTACTTCTGTGTGCTGGAACAAATCGTGACCTTGTTAGCcgttcatttatattttcttgtttatttatgaaGTAAATTAAGTTATGTGAGTgtctttaaaatagcatatcTAAAGTGTTtacgtatatatgtaaataggctatttaatgttttattattattattcctattTTAGACGGATGTCGCGGAGTTTGGGTTTACTGTTGCTTTTCACTCGCACTTTTTATTGGCAGTTTTCTTAGGAGTAGGAGGGCCTTCGCTGTGTGTGCACTACGGTTATTAATATAATGGTGTTGCTGTTGATGTCCTGTCCTATGATAACGAGAAGCACTTCCCATTGGATAGGATCTATTgctgtattgtttattttgtttacaaagtGCTCATAGATAGCGCTTTGGGTACCTGACGACTTGGGgttgtttaaaagaacaattacACTATATCAAAAGCATCAGAATTAATGTCATACAAATAATGTTGCCACAGACACAAAAAGCCTGTTGCCTGCCTTGCAAGTCTACAAGCTACCCATAGACGCTCTCTCTGCTGCGACCAAAAATGATCTCAAAgcagattatttttcttttagaagCTATTTATAGAGATTATTTGTTTACGTGATTCTTGTGAACCTTTTGGAAATTTTATAGTGAACAAATTATCTCACATCTGCCTCATATCCAAAGATCACCCTGTTAATTCAGGGTTTTGTCCGTCATTTTGTAGTGGAATAGCCAGTGCACTGGTTTGTATCGCAGTTTTTCATAactattttagaataaatagtacaaaaaaatattcaacgCCGATTCGTCTGTTGTAATTTTTGTACAAAACGAAATGAAATTAAAGATATTGTGTCAATACGATGTTCTCCGTTAATGTGCTTTCACGCACGTCAGACACCTGCAATGAGCTAACGCTCGTTCGCGTGATAAAATTCACTGtcgtaaaaaaatatttacctaTTAAAAAGCCATGAAAAAAGACCTTTTCGTGCTGTCGCACAACACATGCACAGTCCGCTCTGCTTACGGCCCAAAGGCGACTTTCTCCCCTGAGAGGAGACAGGTGCTTGTCCAGACGGGCCAAGGCAACCAAATTACGACCCGTCTGCTGCGTCCCGTGGGAAAGAGCAAGAgagcatgtgcgtgtgtgtgtgtgtacgtgtccAAGTCTTGGTCATATTTCACGTTAAAGGTTTTTACTCAGCTGATGATGTTGCAGATTTAAGGGTCAGCCTGCCGAGTATCTCAACTTTGATTGTTTCACTCGAACACTAAAGAAATTGTTAGTTTGTGGGAAAAAAGGCTATATTTAAGTTTCAGTATTATACATTTAACGTGCATGACACATCCCAGAAGTTACATTGTGTTCCTTGGGCGAACGGGCTGATCAATTTGTGTGTTTCATGCAGGACGTGAACAAGACTCGTTAGTGGATTATGTAATGAATGACCCTCAGCCCCGCTGTAATGCCATATGTCTGGGTGTGTGTCACGGAGAAGGGTCGAATACATTAGCCTTAAACCCAGGTAGCCAGATTACGTTGACCCTTCATGCAAAGAGCCGATCTGTCGTCTCTACAAGTGTCttagaaaaaaagagcaaagatTCAATAAAATCAAGTTAGGcctatttatagtattttttccatCTGTATGCCTACTGAAAAGTGgtaaaaaatctatctatctatctatctatctatctatctatctatctatctatctatcatctctgTCCCGGGTCAATCTGTCAGTTTGGTTAAATTATTTGCGGCCAGATGGAAACGGACGGATGAGAGACAGACGACATTAAGGGTGTTTATAAAGAAAAGActagaaaaaaaactgcttagAGGGGAAAACGAGAGTCAGTCTGTTCTCATTAACTCGCGCATAGAAAGTGTCACACTCAGAACAATGCGACCCGGCTGCGCGCGCACTCCCGGACCATCTGTGCACGCGTCAGACATACAATGATCAGATTTTCATCACACAATGACACACTGACACAGTCAGCGCGCATGTGTTGATGCATGCATGAAGATCGCAGATTTGTGAGCTTCCTTCGGATGTTTTCGTGATCGAACGCACCGAGCAGGCAACCGGGGTtttgtaagaaaataaatacattttcaaacacaataaagttGCAACAGGCAAACAAAGGTAGTTGGTAACTGTACTAACGCTATTGCATTCAAGAACACAatatcaagtgtttttttttttttttattgtagtagGCCTATTCACAGTGgattcacaattttatttttttcacaactgacacagtatatatatatatatatatatatatatatatatatatatatatatatatatatatatatatatatatatatatatatatatataatgcatttaataaaattgtcatAGACACCAATCAGAAACTTTGGGCGTCACttagaaataacaataaaataattaataaatgacacttttagACACTTTTTTAGTTAAACAAATCATTGTTATATGCGAATAGGCCTATATCATGTCAgcttactttctttttaaattcctACGTGTCCAAATAACAAGTAATCATGGACAAATATCATTGTATTCAGTCGTGGTCCTGGGCACCTACAGCACTGCATTTTGGTTGtctaacacacctgattcagatccCCAGCGTACTGAAAGCAGAGCAGAGCTCCGGGAACTAAACTGAATAGATCAGATAATAGTCTACTAGAGATATAGGCCTACAGAAAGTGAGGTAAAATAGTCAGTGGGTCAGTCCACATGATTACAAACCATTCGAAGCATAAACTTTGCGTGAGATGCTCATTAGTGCCACTTAGTGGACAATGTCAGTGACAGTGTCACTTAATATATCTGATACCTGCAAAATAATAAGAattgcaaatgaaaatgcatcacgtattattattaatgtcgTTAATAtgatacagaaaaatattaaataaaatggttgaaaaaaaaaacaattattaaatatcaagcTGGAACTAATATATTAACTTAATTTGTCATCAAACAACCAAGTCTAGCTTCCAACAGTGAGACAATGTATAAAACACGTTGCTGCCCCCTTTTGGTCAATAAAGggatttttaggtttttatctTGTAAAGTACAATTTCCCTTCAATGTAGAGTACAAGGTTAATTTATTAAGATACACTTCTTCTCgttcaataattaaataagccAAAGTTTCCATTTTGATAAGTAaacgccccagtgacagcttttgtacctttttttctgggagtgtaaaaaatgtcaaacggatgtgttttctaaaatgttttacatgaacaacacaaaatatctattttaaaaatctgtatatttctAACCAGAAAACAGAAGTGTCTACATTGAGATCGATCTAGAAAATACAATCGTGAAAACGGCTTAAAAGACAGAATGAATTGTTCATATATCTTTCTAAAACAGCGACCTCCAAACCTGTCCTCACATATATTAGTAATCATTTAGCACACACAGTTATGAAAGCTGAGGCTACTACACAGACACAGGCCTATAAGCATTGCACAATAATATAGGTTAGTGTTTGCGGACATATTCTTAAATAGCTTATATATCTGATTATACTTTGAAATTCTAGACCATGtcaaaacaacaatattttgGTGACCATCATGAGCAAACACTGAAGAAAAGGCTTTATATGGCATGAGCAGCCTAGAGAATATGTGGGGGATGGAGCTATATTTAATGGCAAGCTCCCTCTCTGCATCTCTCTCGCTTCATCAGTTTTATGGAGTATGATAGCTGGATGCAATCAGGAAGTCTGTAAAAAACTGCAGACGAGGAGATGTAAAGAAAACaggaagagagacagacaaaagaCGTGGATGTAAGATTTGACCTGATTCATTTATGATATGTGATTTCACAATTAATAGGCTACCGACTCAAATCTTTGACACAACTGCCAGATGCTTTGTTCATTTTGGCGCACAAACAAAATTAGATTCACACAAAGCCAAGCAGAACAGCCACAAGTCTCAGAGCAACACACCAATAGTTCCTAAATGAATCACTGTTTTTGAACAAAACGTTTCAGTGCATGATCTACCGACTCGCGAAGGTCGCTTTAGGCTGGTTACACACTAaaagatttttcaaatatatttttttaaagatttacaaAATGTGAGAGACTACAAACATGAGGACAATAAATCCTGGACAAATCACACACGAACAGATTTTCAACCAGAGTCCCGAATGTGAACACAAGTGTCTCCAGACTTGAGAATCAATATTTTGATTAGACACGTTGTATAAACACTCTGTTGCCACAAATCGACAAGCGGACTCTGAATCTCCAAATCCTTTTGTGCTACACCTTGACCGAGTTTGTTATAATGCTTCGGTCTTCAGTCAGCTCGCTTTCTGTCAAACTTCTGTCAAACTAATCCCAAACTTTAGACTGTGTTTTGGTGGAAATCTATAGTTACtctgaaaacatgttttaataatgtgtcTCATTACAAGAGATTTGTACATTTGTGCAGCGGAAATGTGATAAACAGTTTAAGGAAGCAACCTGCAACTGAAAGCGTGTCTGCTGCATGCGGTGAAGGAGTACTGGAGCATGTGACCACCTGTCTGAGTTTTGTCGACAGCCAGAGGCAGCGCTAAATTTGACAGAGACAGTCACCTACAAATTCTTTACTCAGGAAAAACCCTGCCttgaatgaaatgcatttaatatagtATAAATGTTTGATAAAACCTTAAAACCAACAGCGAGGTTGTGCTTTGGTAGATCCTTGAAAGTCCTTTTTGATGCCGCAccattctctctcacacacacttgtgGGCTTTCTGTACTGTTCTGTatgaaaaaacaccaaaaataaatacttgtaaaatgttgtttatataatattttcacttcattttcattttcagcttaaCGTTAAGTTTCACCCATTTGTAAACGCTTGTAATATTATAACTTTACTATTTTTGAAGGTAATAAAGATTTTGCAGTGTTTGCGAGATCCTCACAGTTCACACCGGATCCTTTCTGTgttcacatttcagtttttgtgttccgttacagtttttcatttttgcactGATAACAGATCCTTCAGTTCGTGTGGATTTGGCCACAGGTTCTCATCTACATCACAATAGATGTTTTCATTTGCTAAACGGCTTGGAAAGAATCTTCTGATATGGCGAATCCAGGCCTGACACTGATCTGCTGTGACGTCGCTGCATGCAATCATCCATGGCCTTGAAAAAAGTGACTTGAAAAGAGTGAAAAGGGTGCCTATCAAAGACCTTTCACCTCCATGTGGAGAAAAACTCCTCAGTTGGGTTAAGGAAAGGGGAGTATGGAGGTAAATGGGCCTGAAACCATGTTTAGGCCATTCAAGCATGATGAAACTGAACATTATTCCAAATTATTACATAGGAAATAATCATTAACTcattaaaaccataaaagaaAAGTGGCACCTTACAGTAATGTTGAATATGAAAATGCGTTCTGTAAAAGTGGTACATGGGACCATAGAAACCATATTTGATAAAGAGATTCATACATAATGTAGTTCATCTGAGTCATATTTTGTGCATAATGTAAACATGGACTATTATTCATCACTTTTCAAAAAAGCTATGGTTCAAGAGTAATGCAACAGTTACTTATCTTTTAAAGTAGTTGTAGTTTGatctttataaaattaatacacaCACTACTCAGATGTAATGTGTgagttacattttgaaatagtaaaatagtaCTTTGAAGTTAAGttgtgtcattttaaaccaGTGATTTTAGTTCAATGAACAAATGATCTTTGGCTTGTACGTATTGTATCTAAgcatttgtgttgtgttttcaaaaatgtgcattttgatCATCGGTTGTGAATTAAATGTCttgagttttgaaaaaaatggcaTGAGGGTTCTgttattagtaaaaaatattatttaaaatatttgtatttcgtCACTACTTAAATtcgatcaaaataaaaatgtaacaggcaaatctaaaataattcgGGACCAACCGAGCAATCTCAAAGAGCAGCAGCTAAAGTCAGCGGCGTCTCTCGGAAAGACGATAATAACGGTCGAATTTTCAAATTTAGAAAGGCGCGAACAATTTCATTGGCCAGTTTCGCAGATGACAGCCAGATTAACCAATCATGATCAATGCAATAATGTAAAACCACCAATAGGAAttgtacaataaaatgtttttgttttaaatgtattaaagtgtAATTGttacatacattattaatgGTGATATTTGAACATAGATTTTAGAATAGTTTTTATGATCAAAACTTtgtataatactaataaattaataaaaaatacctttaatactttaataataagtaatttaaAAGGCAGGAATTTATATTGTTTGCTGTTGAAAACATTAAGTTgactcaacaaacagatattgTAACATTTCGTTTTCGTCGTgcttgctgtctatgggagggtcagagagctcttgaAAATCGCCTTGTCTTCCAAAGACGAATGAAGGTCTTGCTTCTTTGGAAGCACATTCTGTTCAAGCAATTAATGACTTAAAGATCtagaactatcactttaaaaagtaacttgTCTCCACCTACTGGCGGaacgatgtaaaaaaaaaagaagcatagCATTGGTTTGAAAATACTGAACGCTAATGCATAAATGAGTTAACAAAGGGATTAAGACTCATAGCTTTGCCTGCATGGTGAAATTAAATTTCCAAAGTGTTAATAACACTATAAGTAcacgtttacacacacacacacacacacacacacacacacacacacacacacacacacacacacacacgtctaaTTAGAGGCGATGACTCCCCCTAGCGCAGCACATTGTAATGAGTCTCAGTCGGTCCCTCCACCTCCTCTGCCAAAGTGCATCTCCTGTGTGCTCCGCCTGTAAAGGATACTACCATTACT containing:
- the nhlh2 gene encoding helix-loop-helix protein 2, translating into MMLSPDQTDPDLTWTQQDTECLNVMKVECVAHEPLEAEDGKTRALVPAALTREEKRRRRRATAKYRSAHATRERIRVEAFNVAFAELRKLLPTLPPDKKLSKIEILRLAICYISYLNHVLDV